Proteins from one Patescibacteria group bacterium genomic window:
- the tgt gene encoding tRNA guanosine(34) transglycosylase Tgt — protein MFKLLKKSKKSKARLGVLKTSRGEINTPFFMPIATKAAVKSMEAKEIKNLGAQIILSNTYHNLLRPGLEVIKKIGSLHKFMDNSLPILTDSGGYQVFSLAKLRKIKGDNIEFQSHIDGKKYILNPKKVIDIQVALGSDIMMVLDECVGLPSSRKEALLALERTSRWANIAIDYKKSLDKKSKQIKKQLIFGIVQGADFKDLRLRSAQELVAMNFDGYAVGGLAVGEPTSTMYKVLDYTVDQLPENKPRYLMGVGYPENIVEAVRRGIDMFDCVIPTREARHGKLYIRKGPLPVIARNKVTKQSKSSRLLRSARNDNSSSWYETININNAKFAKDTKAISSYLKNYSKSYLHHLFKTKEPLALRLATINNLKFYLDLMEDIRVSIKKDMF, from the coding sequence ATGTTTAAGCTATTAAAAAAATCTAAAAAATCTAAAGCAAGATTAGGAGTATTAAAGACCTCCCGAGGGGAGATTAATACTCCTTTTTTTATGCCGATTGCCACCAAAGCGGCTGTCAAATCAATGGAAGCAAAGGAAATAAAAAATCTGGGAGCTCAGATAATACTATCCAACACTTATCATAATTTACTTCGTCCGGGTTTGGAAGTGATAAAAAAAATTGGATCATTGCATAAGTTTATGGACAATAGTTTACCGATTTTGACCGACAGCGGAGGCTATCAGGTATTTTCTTTGGCCAAACTGAGAAAGATAAAAGGAGATAATATCGAATTTCAATCTCATATAGATGGTAAAAAATATATTTTAAATCCCAAAAAAGTCATTGATATTCAAGTAGCATTGGGTAGTGATATTATGATGGTGCTAGATGAATGTGTCGGATTGCCCAGCTCTAGAAAAGAAGCATTACTTGCTTTGGAAAGGACTAGCCGTTGGGCCAATATTGCTATTGACTACAAAAAAAGTCTGGACAAAAAATCCAAACAAATAAAAAAACAACTTATCTTTGGTATAGTCCAAGGAGCAGATTTCAAAGACCTCAGACTGCGCTCAGCTCAAGAACTAGTGGCTATGAATTTTGATGGTTATGCTGTCGGTGGTCTGGCAGTCGGTGAGCCAACTAGTACTATGTATAAGGTGCTTGATTATACAGTTGACCAGTTGCCGGAAAACAAACCTAGATATTTGATGGGCGTAGGTTATCCGGAAAATATAGTGGAAGCTGTCAGGCGTGGCATTGATATGTTTGATTGTGTCATACCAACTCGTGAAGCGCGCCACGGAAAATTGTATATCAGAAAAGGCCCTTTGCCTGTCATTGCGAGGAACAAAGTGACGAAGCAATCTAAAAGTTCTAGATTGCTGCGCTCCGCTCGCAATGATAATTCCTCAAGCTGGTACGAAACTATCAATATCAATAATGCCAAGTTTGCCAAAGATACCAAAGCAATTAGCAGCTATTTAAAAAATTATTCAAAGAGCTATCTACATCATTTATTTAAAACTAAAGAGCCGCTGGCTCTTCGTCTAGCAACAATTAATAATTTAAAATTCTATCTTGATTTGATGGAAGATATAAGGGTAAGTATAAAAAAAGATATGTTTTAA
- the recO gene encoding DNA repair protein RecO, with protein sequence MSFKTDAFVLRVRPWREADRVYDLFTPQEGIISAVLKSAAKSSSKLSGHLLPFAKVRVMIGRGKLDHMAGASILVHYPNLRNNLRNMSLASSVVELFLSDRNTGQKFREFSLLEHIFTILDHPAIVMEKKMILVRAFLWKYLALAGWQPRFEAGQTADSQGIMYMEHEQKTNIEISSQLFDFLQYIIGADWAELINLSIDNQLSREWLKVSQIYYQSIFERPSNSLKLFTYG encoded by the coding sequence ATGTCTTTTAAGACCGATGCTTTTGTACTCAGAGTCCGTCCTTGGCGCGAAGCTGACCGTGTCTATGATTTGTTTACCCCCCAGGAAGGCATTATTAGTGCAGTTTTGAAGTCAGCTGCCAAATCAAGTAGCAAATTGTCCGGGCATCTTTTACCCTTTGCCAAAGTCAGAGTGATGATTGGTCGTGGCAAGCTAGATCATATGGCCGGTGCTAGTATCTTGGTCCATTATCCAAACCTTAGAAACAATCTCAGAAATATGTCTTTGGCGTCATCAGTAGTAGAGTTGTTTTTGTCTGATAGAAATACTGGGCAAAAATTTAGGGAATTTTCTTTGCTGGAGCATATTTTTACCATACTGGATCATCCGGCTATTGTGATGGAAAAAAAGATGATTTTGGTGCGAGCTTTTTTGTGGAAATATTTGGCTTTGGCCGGATGGCAGCCTAGATTTGAGGCTGGCCAGACAGCTGATAGTCAAGGTATAATGTATATGGAGCACGAGCAAAAAACCAATATAGAGATTAGTAGTCAGTTGTTTGATTTTTTGCAGTATATTATCGGGGCTGATTGGGCTGAGCTCATCAATCTATCTATTGATAATCAGCTTAGTCGTGAATGGCTCAAAGTATCACAAATTTATTATCAATCAATATTTGAAAGACCTTCTAATTCATTAAAATTATTTACTTATGGCTAA